The following are encoded in a window of Bacillus xiapuensis genomic DNA:
- a CDS encoding YolD-like family protein, producing MKKIKDRGAKKWTAMMLTEHTAMLRQWPETDMNKEQKPKLDESQIREFEETIHYAMAFAYPIRLRCWIEGLIEEKAGRIHRLDEVGRWIYLKDGDDALARIRFADIIGVEIVNS from the coding sequence ATGAAAAAAATAAAGGATCGAGGCGCGAAGAAATGGACGGCGATGATGCTAACTGAGCACACGGCCATGCTTCGTCAATGGCCGGAAACGGATATGAACAAAGAACAGAAGCCGAAGCTGGATGAGTCGCAAATAAGAGAGTTTGAAGAAACAATTCACTATGCCATGGCGTTTGCTTATCCGATTCGTTTGCGCTGCTGGATAGAAGGCCTTATTGAGGAAAAGGCTGGACGAATTCATCGGTTAGACGAGGTGGGCCGATGGATTTATCTCAAAGACGGCGATGATGCCCTCGCAAGAATCCGATTTGCAGACATTATCGGGGTGGAGATAGTAAATTCATAA
- a CDS encoding WYL domain-containing protein, with translation MKGLLLRSKENGVPLLMIYMDSRGEVTERWMKVLDMDEQYIKAYCCWKRQYRTFKLSHILSVGTAKYRKRGA, from the coding sequence ATGAAAGGACTGTTGCTGCGCTCAAAGGAAAATGGAGTTCCACTGCTGATGATTTATATGGATAGCAGAGGGGAAGTAACAGAGCGGTGGATGAAGGTGTTGGACATGGATGAACAATATATCAAAGCCTACTGCTGCTGGAAAAGACAGTATCGGACATTCAAGCTGAGCCATATTCTTTCTGTGGGCACAGCTAAGTATCGCAAAAGAGGGGCTTGA
- a CDS encoding DUF421 domain-containing protein, whose amino-acid sequence MTTAQTVIMISIGTLLIQPLVGKNIWATFGIAIILIVTFMLIEWIQMKWDFAETLFTGRSKVVIENGILNEKNLKKVRLSVDDLDMLLRQKGIESIQDVKWATFEPSGQLGYMLADQKKLATKEDLDALHQALNALAQQLSSSHFVQQPKQPSPDANSNTFTEVKNGYNPSRPERLQ is encoded by the coding sequence ATGACGACTGCTCAAACGGTTATCATGATCTCGATCGGCACCCTTTTAATTCAGCCCTTAGTTGGCAAAAATATATGGGCCACGTTTGGGATTGCGATTATACTTATTGTTACTTTTATGCTGATTGAATGGATACAAATGAAATGGGATTTTGCGGAAACTTTGTTTACAGGGCGCTCAAAGGTTGTCATCGAAAACGGAATATTAAATGAAAAGAATTTAAAGAAGGTCCGGCTCTCCGTCGATGATCTTGACATGCTTTTGCGGCAAAAAGGCATCGAAAGTATACAAGATGTCAAATGGGCGACCTTTGAACCAAGCGGGCAGTTAGGCTACATGCTTGCCGACCAAAAGAAGCTTGCTACCAAGGAAGACCTGGATGCCCTTCATCAAGCGCTCAATGCCCTTGCCCAACAGCTCAGCAGCAGCCATTTTGTCCAGCAGCCCAAACAACCCTCTCCAGATGCAAACTCTAATACATTTACAGAAGTCAAAAACGGGTACAATCCTTCGCGGCCAGAGCGGCTTCAATAG
- a CDS encoding thermonuclease family protein: MTNQKGCIGCLGALILIAIVFFAIVINHLLTAEAPKEDTVEEEQTQTASAPEKTPSTKSNTGTPSVPGAKVNGRLIATVLSIVDGDTIKVNLDGKEETIRLVLVDTPETKHPRTGVQPFGPEASKFTTKQLSGKEIQVEPGIQERDRYGRLLAYVYIRDKMFNKILLEKGLARVAVYPPNTKYLDEFEKIQAAAKRKKVGIWSIENYATKDGYKTKEKEQKAPAPKPALKAEPKPEPQLKKENVYFKNCAAVRAAGAAPIHRGEPGYGSHLDREGDGIACE; encoded by the coding sequence ATGACTAATCAAAAGGGCTGCATCGGCTGCTTAGGAGCTTTAATTTTAATTGCTATCGTATTTTTCGCCATTGTCATTAATCATCTCTTGACAGCCGAAGCCCCTAAAGAAGATACAGTAGAAGAAGAACAAACTCAGACGGCGAGTGCTCCGGAGAAAACACCATCAACCAAAAGTAACACCGGTACTCCTTCTGTACCCGGGGCAAAAGTGAACGGACGACTTATTGCTACGGTTCTATCAATCGTCGACGGAGATACCATTAAAGTTAACCTAGATGGAAAAGAAGAAACAATTCGTTTAGTTTTAGTAGATACACCAGAAACGAAACATCCGAGAACCGGCGTTCAACCATTCGGCCCCGAAGCATCTAAATTTACTACTAAACAACTATCAGGAAAAGAAATTCAAGTTGAACCCGGCATTCAAGAGCGTGATCGTTATGGCCGTCTTCTCGCTTACGTGTACATAAGAGACAAAATGTTTAATAAAATACTTCTTGAAAAAGGCTTAGCGCGAGTAGCTGTTTATCCGCCTAACACAAAATATCTGGATGAATTTGAAAAGATTCAAGCAGCGGCTAAACGAAAGAAAGTTGGTATTTGGTCCATTGAAAACTATGCTACAAAAGATGGATATAAAACAAAAGAAAAAGAACAGAAAGCCCCAGCTCCGAAGCCAGCTCTAAAAGCTGAGCCTAAACCAGAACCACAGCTGAAAAAAGAAAATGTCTACTTCAAAAATTGCGCTGCAGTTAGAGCTGCAGGT